From the genome of Vespa velutina chromosome 25, iVesVel2.1, whole genome shotgun sequence:
CCCCTCCCcctatattatttcttcccAATTGATGacaattcttaattttttctaatctttctctctcttttttttttttttttttttttttttttttttaatactttagatttttcttagattggaaaaagattaattcgTATCATTTAAACCTGAAACTTGATCTTCGGaccgatatttttttttttttttctgtccgCCGAAAATCGCCACGCGTTTTTTGAGAACACGATTatctcgtaaaatttttttttttttttttgccatcaACCGAAAGAGGTCTTACTTATAACATTTAAACTCAAATTTGATCTTTgggaatttattatttttttatttttttttattttttttttttttcaaagatcgtgtccttaaaaacgttataattttttcttttttttttttttcctcttttttctttataacaaCTTTACGAAGTTCATCGAATGAGTGTTACGTTTAACctcaaattaaaatttgacgaatgaatttcttttttttaacatctacCGAGACAACGAAGTTTTTGGggggagaaaatgaaaaaaagaaaaaaaagaaaagaaaaagaaaaaaaaatggaattacACTCGGATAATCATCGATCcctaaatatttttctcggaattgaagaacaacaaaaaaaaaaaaaaagaaaaaagaaaaattaaaaataaaaaaaataaaaacaaaagggaCAAGGATTACATTAATGGAACAACAttcgaataataacaattctcTTGGCATTCGTTTTGATGTCGATccttatttgaaaaaagaaaaaaaaatagagagtggaaaaacagaaaaagaaaagctcataaaaaaagggggaaaaaaaggaaagaaaaatcagaacgtaagaagaagaagaagaagaaggagaaggagaaagaagaaggaaaaaaaaaaggatacaaaCATTAACCTACAAAATTAAAGCGTCTGATATCCTCCGTATTCCCGCACTCCTCCGCCGTGCACCCACTCTTCTTCCCCCCACCCTCCACGCTCCCTGCTCCCCCTGAGTAAGATGACGGTCTCGAtcaagagaatgagagagagtgtaTGAGGAGAGAGGGGAGTTGGTAgggagaagaagggagaaaaagaaccTGTAAACTAGGGACGGCCCTGGGGCATAACTTTTTAACGTTACCACCGACGCTCCTGTCCTCTAGTGTGTAACACATTCATCGTTAGAAATGTTTACTATTTTCTCCGATTGTGTGATCTGTGAATAAAATCGGTGTGTAACCCGTACCAACGTAAAGACGTCGTAGAAGAGTCGTAATATTAAGGAACGCGTTTGTAACGCGAAATAAGTATATcccgtgtgtgtgtgcgtgtgtatgtgtgtgtatatgtgtgtataaacgTGCGtggttgtgtgtgtgtgtgtgtggtgtaTGTTGAGAGGGACGGTTGGGAAGGGGGTGGAGAAGATGGAGTGGGGGGAGGttaggtaaaaaagaaagaaaggaaggaaggaaggaaggaaggaagggagaaaaaaaattaaactagTTTAGTCAATCGGAGTATAGTCGAggacagagagataaagagagagagagagagagagagagagagaaagagagagaaaaggaaagaaaaagaaaatgttacgtTATGACGATAAATCGTAGTGTAGGGAGTTCAATGGTGGTCAGGTGCGTATTTATTATTGGGTGCGTGACCGAGACAGAGAaaagtgagtgagaaagagagagagagaaacaaagaaagagacagacagacagacaaacagacagacagacgttgccgccgccgtcgtcgtcgtcgtcgtcgtcgacgacgacgacgacgacgacgacgacgacgactaggACAACGACAACTGCAGTGAAGCGGCGTCGGCATTGTGTTAAACGTAAGACacagaataagaataagaagtataagaaggaggaggaagaaaaggaagaaagaaaaaaagagaaacgttgcttaaaaaaaaaaaaaaaaaaaaaaaaaagaaagaaagaaagaaaaaaaaacgacgaagaagaagaaaaaagaaaagaaagaaaagaaaagaaaagaaaaaaattccgcCAAGTCATAAAACTctgcacgcacacacacacacacatgtacgcgcgcgcacatacatacacagcaGCAGACAgatggacggacggacggacggacagacggacagacagacagacggatgaacggacggacggacggacatataacacacacacacacaaacacgaaGTGGCAACAACGCAAACAATTTTGAAAAAGGCAATCGTGTTTGATGATGAATATTCGACTTGATCTTCGATTCTTCATACAACGAatgcatttctctctctctctctctctctgtctctctctctctctttctctgtttcaaACCCcccccactctctttctctgtctctctctcttgttacTCTCATCCTCCCCtacccccctctctctctctttttgttcggCTCTTCTCCAAAGTTGACGATGGCAACGTGTCGCGCGTCGTTCGCCGAGATACATACATCACGCGTTCTACGGGGGTCAAAAGATCTTTCTTAATCAAAAGAGAAaccaatgatatatatatatatatatatatatatatatatatatatattttgacaataatttctaagagagaaaaaataaaaggaaaaaattaaaagagaaaatttcttttcctttcttttctttttcttttttctaatataaaaaagaaaaaataattcgtccAATTCTTCttcaatcataataataataataataataataataataataataataataataataataataataataattaatttgttctattaattcatatcgattattcttcccttacaatttctctctctctctccctctctctttctcttttctatgacatacatacgtacatacatagatacatgcatacataatatatatatatatacatcatacacacgtgtaaaaattaataacaaaattaaagaataaaatgagagGGATTAGGTGGGACATTGTGATGATAGTGGAGTGAAGCGGAGTGGAGTGGAGTGGAGTGGAGTGGAGTGAAGTGAAGTGAAAGAGGTGTGTAGTGGATTGGATTGATGGTAGAAGTGAGGTTATGTCGAAAAATTATGATTAGGATAGACATTGGATGGATGCGTCATGGGGTTGTTTAGCCACGTTTTACACTACGAGATTGATTGTGCGCGCGAAATCTATCTCtttgtgcgtgtatatacgtgCCTGCGTGCGCGCccgcacgtgtgtgtgtgtgtatgtgtgtgaggtgtgtgtgcgcgcattTATACAAGAAGGGGGGaggaatgagtgagtgagtgagtgagtgagtgagttaGTAAGTAAAAGTGTGTGTGCGTGCTTCTGTGTAAGTGGTATGTGTACGTGGTGCGCGcgcgataaagagagaaaaagagatagatagacagacagaaagagagagagagagagagagagagagagagagagagagagagagagagagagagagagagatcatagACAGACCCATACAAACGTCTTACAATAAAAGATTGATAGAGTTAAAAgggttttatatatagaaagaggtTATAAAATCAAACCTCAGTTCGattgatgatttatttaaataaataatttgacaaaattattaaGTCGATTCACTAACGCAAtagttttatttctctctctctctctctctctctttctcgcaggTGACCGACGCTAACCGTTAAAAGCTGTGTGCTGCTCTGCTTCgtggactctctctctctctctctctctctctctctctctctctctctctctctctctctccttctccttcccttttacgctctcctctctcctctctctcttctctctgtcctatcctctctctctcctctctcttctctctcctctctctcttctgtctctctctctcgttcctctTTCGTCGGTCTGCTGCTGCCTGCTACTGCTGCTTCCGTGGTTGTGTCGTCGTCGCGTTGCACGGGTGTGCtcacctccttcttctcctccttctcctcgtcgtcgtcgtcgtcgtcgtcgtcgtcgtcgtcgtcgtcgtcgtcgtcgtcgtcgcctaAGAGGCGATCAAAatctatttcctttattttttggttattttctttctttctttttttccctcctaaTTCTATTCCattcgtcatcatcgtcgtcatcgtcgtcatcgtcgtcatcgtcgtcgtcgtcgtcgtcgtcggattggaaaagaaagaaattgaaaaaaaaagaaaaagaaaaagcgtcGATTCCCGGTGGtagtgttggtggtggtggtggtggtggtggtgctggtggtggtgaATATAGTGGATGGATGGTGTGCAtctctaataataatcatcctTTGGTTAAGGATCACATAACggggaaaattattattattacatgatTCGTGACCCGTCAAACAGTGCCCGCTCGAGAGGTGAATTTTCTTGGTTATGGGTTGTGATCATCTTCTCCAAGGGGAGTTAGGAGTACGGAATTCGCAGcgccattttgaaaaatttggcCCCGCTAAAAATTCACTCCCTCTtccctcgtttctctctctctctctccctctttctccttctctctctccctctctctccctctctctctctctctctctctctctctctcattctctctcataaCCCTCCctattcctcttctcttcctccttttttatcctcctcgccttcctcctcttctcctcgtcttcctcctcctttaacttctctttctctatcaatCTTCTCTCATGttcgtttaatattttgaaaaaagaaaatatatatattcttcaccttattattattattattagggcccttttttttttttttttaacttacgcttccctccctcccgccTTTGCCGCCCTTTCCTCATGACAGttgtcttattttatttattgtttagaTCGACTCTACAGTCGTGGCCCCATGGACGGGACTTTGGAAGAACCTCCTGTTAAGGACTCTTCTCAGAACAATTCTGACAAAGTGTCAAaaggtaaataatttttttatttatttgttctttctatctctctctctctcttttttgattttggttgttgatctttctttttcccttcttcttttttttttttttttttttttttatatgttcttTCTGTTGTATATTTCAATCCACACCATTTTGGAGTTTTATATCATCAATATTTGGGACTtgtacatttctctttttttttttttttttttttttttttttttttcttttataatataatgcacttcacttttttacattctatGGAAAGTCTAAGGGGAATATTCTttagtaaaatatttgaaagaagaagaaaactatagttttaacttttcattaagcagtttataatgattatataagtCATTCAAAAGTatgtggtaaaaaaaaaaaaaaaaaaaaaaagaaaagaaaaaataaaaaaaaaaaacaggaacaAGTATATCCTTCAAAGAGTATTCTTATcgaatagattttatattcatcAAAGAGTTCTATCATTTTGTTAATGTctgtatattaatgataatcttatgatattatatggtggtataatttcaatgtgttatttatttgttcccAGACATGGTCATTCCAAATGGTGTCAATGGAAAGTATGGTAGTactgaaaaggaagaatttcCGGACTCTGACAGTGTCAAAACGTCGAACGAGACTGTTagtaaacgaaaagaagaagaggaggaaggggaaggggatggggaagaggaagaagatgaagatgaggatgaagaggaagatgTTATGGACAGAAGACACTTTGACCACGAAGATAGGGATATGCAATCGGAAGACAGTGAGCAAAATGAATCGAGAAAGAATAGGAGTAAGGGGGGTTGCTTATACGAGTCAAGAAATGACTCCATGGTTTCAGAATCTTCCGATGGTGTCAGTGAGATGAACGATACTAGTGAAGTGTCTAGAAATGAAGATAAGTGTCTAAACACATCTCGTGAGGCTATGGATGTTGATGAACAGAGTAATAACTCTGATGTAGAATGTTTGGATGAGAGCATCACGAGAGTACGAATGGATAATGATGATGTGTTCActttaaaaaaatctaacaTAAACGAGGGTAAAGATTTGTCATGTAGTAGTAACGTTCAACAATCAAATGATTCTGCTGAAATTGTAGAAAGCAGTATGGATACATCAGATGTGAAGATATGCGAAGAAAATGGAAGTTGCGATAGTCCCGAAATAGAAGAGATAACAGATAGtgcaaagaataataatggtCTAAATACAACTCAAGAACGTACTGTAAAAGATcctacaaaacaaaaaaaacagagaaagcaAATAGATCTTAGTAGTATTACACCTAGAAGAAGTTCtcgtaatattaaaagaacaagttatatagaaagagaagttgAAGAAGAAGCGGAGGATGATGGTTCTGATATAGAGGAAATTAAACCTGAAGATCCATTAGCTGGGATagatagtaaagataaagagaattcTAAATTAAAGTCACCGTCGAAAAATAGTAAAACCACTATAGTGGTCAATGATACTAAACGCTTAGTAGAAATTGCTGCTGGAAGTAAGTCCGTCAAAGGTGGCAAAAAGGAACCTACGTTAGTTATAATAGATACAAACTCCATACTTTCAGGACGTGGTGGCCTTCCTGTTGGTAACAATAAACCACACCATACAGTTTCTAATCCCAGTTCTTTCTCAGTTGTACCAATGAATATGACTACACAAACGATGTATCCAAATATGAGAACAACTATTACACCTGTACCCATGACATCTAAAGCTGCACAATTAAGTCCCAAGCCAAGTAGCATGACTACAGTTACTCCTCCATTGCCACCTATATTACCAACTTTAACCGATGACATGTTTGTCGTGGAAGCACCATCTTTTATAGTACCTTATGTATATGAAAAACCGCCGTTAAAGCCATTGAAAGAATTTGTTtctaaattagaaaaaagcaTAGAGGATAAACAAAAGGAGgatatgttaaaaaagattacagaagataataaagataatcaagATATTAATGAAGATTCAATGGATATGAATAAAAAGGTAGATAGTAGAAACCAAGAAAGTGAAAATGATGGAAGTTTAAGGTCTAAAAAGGATGGAGATGATAGTGGAGGAGACATGATGGATACAATAGAATCTGGGATTTCAAATATAAGTGACAAACATGATATAAGGCAAGATGATAGGAATAAAGTAATCACTTACTTTGATTTACCATTGGGTAAATTTTTTATGCAGATTGGAGTAAATCTTGTTCAGGAATATGTGCAAACTGATCTATTACGGACTCAAAAACGTAAACAGGGCAAAGGTAGCACATCTGCGGAGACACAATTAGCTATAAATTCACTCATCAAGAATTTAGAATTTAGTAAGGAAAATAATGAACCATTCCacttagaaatgaaaaaatgtgaATTCTGTAGTTTTAAAACGGAATCTACATTAGTAATGCAGCATCACTTAGAAACTCCTCATATGCGCAATTACGTCTACAAATGTAATTTTTGTCCAATGGAAGTTCGTAGTCCTCATGATATATTATTCCATATGGAAGCAGAACATAATACTCGTGGTCGATTGGAACGTGGTCCAGCTTTTCATCAATGTCCTAATTGTCCATTTGAAGATAACCAAAAAGGGAAACTTACACGGCACATTCTTGCTTGCTCTAAAAAATTTAGACCAGAACGAAATTTGGAACCTGCCGCCGATTGGGAGCCACCAGCAAAAATTCCAAGATTAAATCGTGCACGTCCAGTTGGTCCAACTAATCCTAATGCTCTTGCTATGGCTATGAGTGCCAAAGGTCCACAACCACTTTTACCGAAATTACTTCCAGCGCCTATTACAGGTCGTGGAAGAGGACGTCCACCAATGCAGCCTAGATATTCTGATATGAAAACATTACGACCTGGTGGTGGTACTACTATGCGGCAAGgtaaaaatcaattgatatcattataataatatttattaataatatattttatattacgaatTAGTATCATCAATGTACAAACATTTAATTTAGCAACGTTTTAGATAATGTTGCAGGCATGATGTATCGACCAACATCTTCTGGCCTATTAGTTCCCGCTTCGTACCAATTTGGTAGTAATCAATTGTTtcaggtaaagaaaaaaaaaaaaaaaaaaaaaaaaaaaaaaaaaagaaaaaaaatttttttttttttttattttatcatatttatcatttcttattatacataagcagattttaatgacaaaaatgtattgtatttttaaacgtCACGATATATTTCTGatataatcaaaagaaatatcacGCAGAAATAAGTCTGAAATAAATGGTATTTAAAGGTATTGCGATAAAGcagaataaatcaaataaaaagtaaaattataatataagaagTATGACAATAATTCCAAtggatagtatatatatatatatcctttggaaaaatttataattaaacaaagtttaacgattatatcaaactttattatataggcatatttgaaataattaattacaaatatcgCATTATAGAgtctttaaatttattaaaatttttgtttattatttttctataaaatataatttcttttctattgtaAATGCGAATGGGGGATATTCTTTTCActggaaaaaacaaaacaaaaaaaaaaaaaaaaaaagaaatagattcaattatatttaagtttaaaaaatataaaaaactgaagaaacttttttataatagacatataataataatgataattcacAATACATGTGTGAGTAATAAAGAAACGTAAGGGAAAAAATGGAGAGAtgtttgaaaacaaaaaagaaaacaaaaaagaattagtaaaaaaaatatatgggtGGTGACAGGTGGTGGGTGGCTCTGGGACTGTCATGTCGGCTGTCTCGGGAGTGAGTAGCAGTAGCGGCGGCAGTTCCGGTCAACCCACACCCATTGCACTTGTACCCAACGTAATCGACTCTCTGTCTAGGTTGTCCTCATCACAGGTAAATAATATACTAGAAGGTATCAGGAAGGttaacttatttttatatatagcatTTGTGATCGCATGGATAACACGTTCAACAGATGCAAAGTGCTTAGtaacttttatttcataaaggtttgttttgtaaaagaaacaacaacaacaacaacaacaacaacatcaacaataaaaatatgtgtGTGGTTGCTTCTctggtataataataataataataataataataataataataataataataataataataatgataattataatataatgatgataataatataatatagtaataatcataatcataataataataataataataataataataataataataataataataataatacacttatcaaatttatatataatacaaagttcttctttgttttgctgttataatatttcttttatatcataatactATACAGTATTtgtatgtgcatgtgtatatatatatatatatatatacatacacatgtgtTATCATTAGCTTTTCATAATAgttatttgtaaaagaaagaaaggaaaaaaaaaagcaaaaaattttataatacttgtataattaaaatgaattattatgaaatattatgacTATATGTTACGATTAAGCTTAGGAGaatttgtaacattttttatttataatatatgtgttaGAATTTAATTGAACTAAAATAATGGATATGCGATTTGGgctggtatatatataaaatatgtactattgtaatattaactaattgccaaacaaaaaaaaaacaaaaaaaaaaaaaagaaaagtaaaaaataatactaaccttttgtttcttcttgaaATTAATTGAGAATGAACTGAAAGGTTGTGTCATTATAATTGGAGTAATATTacatggaaaaatattattctaatgacaaaagatatttatatttgttatatagtTCTATAAgcattattacttttacatgtaatcaatttataaaatctttaagaattattaatgcTTATCATAATGAGATAAAAGTGAataagtttaaaaataaaaaagttcgagaagaattaaattttttaagttaaatgatcttaaataattatatataaatgattttttaatcatatatatatatatatatatatatatatatatatatatatatatatatatacattaggcaaaaatatgattaatgatttttatagagtaataatattatcttagtattctatctctctataaagtgatataaatattttcttttttttttcttttttttttttttctttttcagaacACAACGGCCAGTACAAAAAATCCCACGGCAAAGTTATTAAGTCAACCGAGTATATCTATAACTCCATTACCACGTACAACATCTCAAACCTCCATTCCTGGTTCGGGAACATCATCAAAATCTGGAGGGAAAAATACATTTGTTATATGTGAAATTTGCGATGGTTATATTAAggtaaaattacatataaaaaaaaaaaaaatcattggcagattaatcatataaaattacttCAAATGGAAATAtcttaatttgatttatttatctcgatAGGATCTCGAGCAACTAAGAAATCACATGCAATGGAttcataaagtaaaaatacatCCAAAGATGATTTATAACAGACCTCCATTGAACTGCCAAAAATGTCAATTTCGATTTTTCACAGATCAGGTAAAAATaacattctatatttatttgtaaataataataataatggtaataataataataataataataataataataataaataaataaaaagaaaaaaaaaaaggaaaagaaaaaagatatcctcctactttatgaattttatttccataaCTGTAtagaatttgtaaaatatttttttttaatgtaacatcaattttaataatagggTTTGGAAAGACATTTGCTTGGATCTCATGGACTCGTTACGTCCAGTATGCAAGAAGCAGCAAATAGAGGAAAAGATGCTGGTCGTTGTCCAGCTTGTGGTAGAGTAAGTACATTTTTAatcttcatcattattattatatatgaaaatattaaaattgtactatgataataaatttgtaggTATATCAATGGAAGCTATTAAATCATGTTGCACGGGATCATGGAATGACATTAAAACCCGCgcatttatcatataaatgtaCAGTATGCACTGCCACATTTGGAATGtataaacaatttgaaaaTCATGTATACTCAGCGCACAGCGTTGTAGCCAAAAGAGTaatggataaaaagaatacTCCGTCGTCACCGTCATCAAGATCAAATGACTCTCTTTTAAAACCTTTGAAGATAAATGacgaaataacaataattccaCAACCAGCAAAACCTACAACTAGATCTGGCACATCTCAGGGCAGAAGCAAATAGCAATGATCAGCAGAGTGATACGTGTGTCCTTGTTTAACAGAATTTCACGTAACTCTGAGTTGGTACTCCCTATAGGCGATcactgaaaatattttctttttttgcagtGATCAAGACGTGCCGTGTACATGCGTATGCATATTAAACTATGCTTAAGATGCAATTACCGAcactataaaaaagaaaaaaagaaaaaaagaaaaaaagaaaaaaaaaagaaaaaaagaaaaagaaaggaagatagaaagaaagctcacaacaacaacaacaacagcaacaacaacaacaacaacaacaacaacaacaacagcaacctcttggtaaaagaaaagaaatggggggaggggaaaaaatgaaaaacagaaaaattgcaaaaaaagaaacaggaa
Proteins encoded in this window:
- the LOC124957324 gene encoding uncharacterized protein LOC124957324 isoform X3, yielding MIRDPSNSARSRDRLYSRGPMDGTLEEPPVKDSSQNNSDKVSKDMVIPNGVNGKYGSTEKEEFPDSDSVKTSNETVSKRKEEEEEGEGDGEEEEDEDEDEEEDVMDRRHFDHEDRDMQSEDKSSDGVSEMNDTSEVSRNEDKCLNTSREAMDVDEQSNNSDVECLDESITRVRMDNDDVFTLKKSNINEGKDLSCSSNVQQSNDSAEIVESSMDTSDVKICEENGSCDSPEIEEITDSAKNNNGLNTTQERTVKDPTKQKKQRKQIDLSSITPRRSSRNIKRTSYIEREVEEEAEDDGSDIEEIKPEDPLAGIDSKDKENSKLKSPSKNSKTTIVVNDTKRLVEIAAGSKSVKGGKKEPTLVIIDTNSILSGRGGLPVGNNKPHHTVSNPSSFSVVPMNMTTQTMYPNMRTTITPVPMTSKAAQLSPKPSSMTTVTPPLPPILPTLTDDMFVVEAPSFIVPYVYEKPPLKPLKEFVSKLEKSIEDKQKEDMLKKITEDNKDNQDINEDSMDMNKKVDSRNQESENDGSLRSKKDGDDSGGDMMDTIESGISNISDKHDIRQDDRNKVITYFDLPLGKFFMQIGVNLVQEYVQTDLLRTQKRKQGKGSTSAETQLAINSLIKNLEFSKENNEPFHLEMKKCEFCSFKTESTLVMQHHLETPHMRNYVYKCNFCPMEVRSPHDILFHMEAEHNTRGRLERGPAFHQCPNCPFEDNQKGKLTRHILACSKKFRPERNLEPAADWEPPAKIPRLNRARPVGPTNPNALAMAMSAKGPQPLLPKLLPAPITGRGRGRPPMQPRYSDMKTLRPGGGTTMRQDNVAGMMYRPTSSGLLVPASYQFGSNQLFQVVGGSGTVMSAVSGVSSSSGGSSGQPTPIALVPNVIDSLSRLSSSQNTTASTKNPTAKLLSQPSISITPLPRTTSQTSIPGSGTSSKSGGKNTFVICEICDGYIKDLEQLRNHMQWIHKVKIHPKMIYNRPPLNCQKCQFRFFTDQGLERHLLGSHGLVTSSMQEAANRGKDAGRCPACGRVYQWKLLNHVARDHGMTLKPAHLSYKCTVCTATFGMYKQFENHVYSAHSVVAKRVMDKKNTPSSPSSRSNDSLLKPLKINDEITIIPQPAKPTTRSGTSQGRSK
- the LOC124957324 gene encoding uncharacterized protein LOC124957324 isoform X1, giving the protein MIRDPSNSARSRDRLYSRGPMDGTLEEPPVKDSSQNNSDKVSKDMVIPNGVNGKYGSTEKEEFPDSDSVKTSNETVSKRKEEEEEGEGDGEEEEDEDEDEEEDVMDRRHFDHEDRDMQSEDSEQNESRKNRSKGGCLYESRNDSMVSESSDGVSEMNDTSEVSRNEDKCLNTSREAMDVDEQSNNSDVECLDESITRVRMDNDDVFTLKKSNINEGKDLSCSSNVQQSNDSAEIVESSMDTSDVKICEENGSCDSPEIEEITDSAKNNNGLNTTQERTVKDPTKQKKQRKQIDLSSITPRRSSRNIKRTSYIEREVEEEAEDDGSDIEEIKPEDPLAGIDSKDKENSKLKSPSKNSKTTIVVNDTKRLVEIAAGSKSVKGGKKEPTLVIIDTNSILSGRGGLPVGNNKPHHTVSNPSSFSVVPMNMTTQTMYPNMRTTITPVPMTSKAAQLSPKPSSMTTVTPPLPPILPTLTDDMFVVEAPSFIVPYVYEKPPLKPLKEFVSKLEKSIEDKQKEDMLKKITEDNKDNQDINEDSMDMNKKVDSRNQESENDGSLRSKKDGDDSGGDMMDTIESGISNISDKHDIRQDDRNKVITYFDLPLGKFFMQIGVNLVQEYVQTDLLRTQKRKQGKGSTSAETQLAINSLIKNLEFSKENNEPFHLEMKKCEFCSFKTESTLVMQHHLETPHMRNYVYKCNFCPMEVRSPHDILFHMEAEHNTRGRLERGPAFHQCPNCPFEDNQKGKLTRHILACSKKFRPERNLEPAADWEPPAKIPRLNRARPVGPTNPNALAMAMSAKGPQPLLPKLLPAPITGRGRGRPPMQPRYSDMKTLRPGGGTTMRQDNVAGMMYRPTSSGLLVPASYQFGSNQLFQVVGGSGTVMSAVSGVSSSSGGSSGQPTPIALVPNVIDSLSRLSSSQNTTASTKNPTAKLLSQPSISITPLPRTTSQTSIPGSGTSSKSGGKNTFVICEICDGYIKDLEQLRNHMQWIHKVKIHPKMIYNRPPLNCQKCQFRFFTDQGLERHLLGSHGLVTSSMQEAANRGKDAGRCPACGRVYQWKLLNHVARDHGMTLKPAHLSYKCTVCTATFGMYKQFENHVYSAHSVVAKRVMDKKNTPSSPSSRSNDSLLKPLKINDEITIIPQPAKPTTRSGTSQGRSK
- the LOC124957324 gene encoding uncharacterized protein LOC124957324 isoform X4; the encoded protein is MIRDPSNSARSRDRLYSRGPMDGTLEEPPVKDSSQNNSDKVSKDMVIPNGVNGKYGSTEKEEFPDSDSVKTSNETVSKRKEEEEEGEGDGEEEEDEDEDEEEDVMDRRHFDHEDRDMQSEDSEQNESRKNRSKGGCLYESRNDSMVSESSDGVSEMNDTSEVSRNEDKCLNTSREAMDVDEQSNNSDVECLDESITRVRMDNDDVFTLKKSNINEGKDLSCSSNVQQSNDSAEIVESSMDTSDVKICEENGSCDSPEIEEITDSAKNNNGLNTTQERTVKDPTKQKKQRKQIDLSSITPRRSSRNIKRTSYIEREVEEEAEDDGSDIEEIKPEDPLAGIDSKDKENSKLKSPSKNSKTTIVVNDTKRLVEIAAGSKSVKGGKKEPTLVIIDTNSILSGRGGLPVGNNKPHHTVSNPSSFSVVPMNMTTQTMYPNMRTTITPVPMTSKAAQLSPKPSSMTTVTPPLPPILPTLTDDMFVVEAPSFIVPYVYEKPPLKPLKEFVSKLEKSIEDKQKEDMLKKITEDNKDNQDINEDSMDMNKKVDSRNQESENDGSLRSKKDGDDSGGDMMDTIESGISNISDKHDIRQDDRNKVITYFDLPLGKFFMQIGVNLVQEYVQTDLLRTQKRKQGKGSTSAETQLAINSLIKNLEFSKENNEPFHLEMKKCEFCSFKTESTLVMQHHLETPHMRNYVYKCNFCPMEVRSPHDILFHMEAEHNTRGRLERGPAFHQCPNCPFEDNQKGKLTRHILACSKKFRPERNLEPAADWEPPAKIPRLNRARPVGPTNPNALAMAMSAKGPQPLLPKLLPAPITGRGRGRPPMQPRYSDMKTLRPGGGTTMRQDNVAGMMYRPTSSGLLVPASYQFGSNQLFQNTTASTKNPTAKLLSQPSISITPLPRTTSQTSIPGSGTSSKSGGKNTFVICEICDGYIKDLEQLRNHMQWIHKVKIHPKMIYNRPPLNCQKCQFRFFTDQGLERHLLGSHGLVTSSMQEAANRGKDAGRCPACGRVYQWKLLNHVARDHGMTLKPAHLSYKCTVCTATFGMYKQFENHVYSAHSVVAKRVMDKKNTPSSPSSRSNDSLLKPLKINDEITIIPQPAKPTTRSGTSQGRSK